CGTGCGGCTCGGGCGGAAGGGGAAGCGCGGGACCATCAGAGTTTCGGTAGAGGATTTGGACGGCGCGCTCGCAACGTTCAAGGTGGGGAAGAGTGAGCCGGGACCAGCAAAGGCCCCGGCCCGCAAAAAGGCGGTCACGCTGAAGCATCTCCAGATGCCTTCTTGAGCGTGTCCCGAAGGTGGCGATCAGCGGTGTGCAAATGGCTGTACGTGGTCGCCACCATTTTACCGTCCGCGTGACCGAGAAGCTCCGCGACGGTGAGGTGGTCAGCACCGCTCTCCAGCAGCCGCTCACAGAAACCGTGCCGGAAGTCATAGGCTGCGAATTTGATCCCGAAGTGCTTCTTGAGTCGCCCGAACCGACACGACATCGCTTGAGCGGTCCACGGCACGCCATCCTCGTTTAAAAACACCGGGCCGGTCGGGTTGTCGCGCACCAGGACGGCGAGAATCAATCGGGCGGGTGGGGTCAGGTGGATCACCCGGGGCCGCTTCTTGCCCTTGGCCTCTTCCGCCGGGAACACGACCCGCTCGCGGCCGAACTCGACGTGGCGGGCCTCGATCCGCTTCGACTCCTGGGGGCGGCACCCGCTCTCCCACGAGAACTCCAGCAGAAGGGCGAAGGGATCACCGGGAGGGTAGTGGGCCTTGATCTTCTTCCAGTCGGCGGGAGAGACGGCATTCTCTCGGCGGTTCGGCTTCGGTTTTTCGATGTGCTTAATTGGGGTGGCCGGGATGTAGCCGAGTTTTTCGCCCCAGTTAAAGGGCCGTTGGATGGCAACGATTCCGCCCCGCCGGTAAGCCGGTCCCCAATCCTCGTGCGAATCCGCCCATTCGACGACGTGGAACGGTTTCAGGTCGGCCACGGGTTGGCGGCAGACAGCGGGGGAGAAATTCAGGAAGTCTTGGATGTGGTCGCGGTACCACTCGAAGGTCCGCTTCTCCCGGTGCTTCTCGCACCAGTCGAGGAACTTGTCGAAGATTTCGACGGTGGTGGGACCGGTTGGAACTGTGGGAGCGGGGAGGTCTTTGACCGCCATCAGCTCATGGAAGAGCCGATCCGCCTCGGCCTTATCGGAGCCGAGGTTGTGGCGGTCGCCGTTGATTGTAACGAAGTACGCGTTGCGATCAGCCCGGAACCAGGGCTTGGGAGTGCGGGCCACAGAACACCCTCCGGCAAGAGAAACCGTGTTGGGAGCACCACACGGCAGCCTTCGGGTTGCTGGCCCTCGGTCCGGTTGCAGCCGGGCCGGGGGTTTCTTCTGTACCGCGATTCTGTACCGAACACTTCAAGGCAGGTAAGGACTCGTCGTAAGTCCTTTGTTTTCTAGCGAGGACGACGGGACTCGAACCCGCAACCACCGGATCGACAGTCCGGTACTCTAACCAATTGAGCTACGTCCCCAAATCCTTGCAATCCTAGGCGATCAGCACCTTTCGGCCTTCTCACCTTT
The Gemmata palustris DNA segment above includes these coding regions:
- a CDS encoding helix-turn-helix domain-containing protein, whose translation is MLTVKQAAERAAVSESLIYAWIADGTLPHVRLGRKGKRGTIRVSVEDLDGALATFKVGKSEPGPAKAPARKKAVTLKHLQMPS
- a CDS encoding tyrosine-type recombinase/integrase, whose translation is MARTPKPWFRADRNAYFVTINGDRHNLGSDKAEADRLFHELMAVKDLPAPTVPTGPTTVEIFDKFLDWCEKHREKRTFEWYRDHIQDFLNFSPAVCRQPVADLKPFHVVEWADSHEDWGPAYRRGGIVAIQRPFNWGEKLGYIPATPIKHIEKPKPNRRENAVSPADWKKIKAHYPPGDPFALLLEFSWESGCRPQESKRIEARHVEFGRERVVFPAEEAKGKKRPRVIHLTPPARLILAVLVRDNPTGPVFLNEDGVPWTAQAMSCRFGRLKKHFGIKFAAYDFRHGFCERLLESGADHLTVAELLGHADGKMVATTYSHLHTADRHLRDTLKKASGDASA